In Gracilibacillus salitolerans, the sequence AAAAACATGGCTGATCAGAATCATGATTAATTATTGTAATGATGTATTGAAAAAAGCAAACCGTCAAATAGGTGACCGGATGTTAGAAAAAGAAGCTGCTGTAGATCATACAATGAGTATCTGGCTTGAGGATGCAATTCATCACTTAAAAAGAACAGATCAGGAATTGATATATTTAAAATATTTTCACAGCATGACATTTCCGGAACTGGCAGAGCAATTAAAAATACCAGAAAGCACAGTAAAAACAAGAGTTTACAGTGCATTAGATAAGTTAAAGCGTCAATTGGCAGACGAAGGAGGGGAGATACGATGAAAAAGCAGCTGGAAGAATGGAAAAAGCAATATGATCATGTAGAGGTAACAGAAAATGACTTGGATCAAGCAATTGAAGCAGGTGTGCAAAAAGCAGAACAGCAACGACGTCTGAAACGATGGGGAATTGCTCCAGTTGTAGCAGCGGCTATTATCTTACTATCATTCATAACGATCATAAATGCATCTCCTACGTTTGCCGCACAAGTCGCGAAGTTTCCTGGAATGGAAAAATTCATTGAGCTGGTTCAATTTGATAAAGGACAGAAAGCAGCGATAGAGAATGACTACTTTCAAATAATCGATAAGTCCGTAACAAAAGGGGATCTCACACTGACAATAGATAGTGTAATTAGAGATGAGCATGGACTTGTATTATTTTATACAGTTTCCAGTGAAAAAGAACTTAATCGCATTCGTCTGGAAGAAAGTATGATTACGAATGATCAAGGTGAGGATCTAGGATATCAATCGGTGAGTTCTCGAGATGAAGCACAAGGAACTGTAGAATACTATACAGAAGAACCTATCCCTTTTGATGACTTCACCTTTACAGCAGAAGTCGTAGGAGTAGAAACATTAGATAATGGTGTTGGCAATCAATTAAGAGAGACGATTTCGATTGATTTTCATGCGGAGAATACAAAAGAAGCTATTCATTATCAAGTAGACGAAACAGTAACTGTAGAAGGCCAAAAAATTCATATTAATTCTGTAACGATTCAACCATTGAGAACATCAATCAACCTCTATGCAGATCCTGAAAATGATATGCGTATTTTCTCATTTGATGATATTGCACTAGTTGATGAAAATGGAGAAGAATGGTCCGGGATTCAAAATGGTATGACAGCAAGTGGGACAATTGAAGATGAGAACTACGAAGTCTTTTTACAAAGCAATTATTTTGAACAGCCAGAATCATTAGTGCTTACCTTTTCTAAAATTCAGGCAGTGGATCGAAACAAGGACTATTTCCGTTTTGATTTAAAAAATGAGCAAATACTTCATGATCCGAATAATAAATTTTATGATATGGAATATAGAAATGGCTGGTTATCGGTCACGATGGATAGTATGGAAGATTATTATATGAACCCCTTTGGTGATATATTCGATCTAGATGGAAACAAAATGGAGCAAACAAGATCAAATTATGGACATACTCTAAATAATGAGTCCAGAACATTTAAACAGGCGATTCAAACAAATGAATCAATCATAGATGTCAAATTATCCAGCTATCCGAACTGGATCGAAGAAAAAGTAGAAATCCCTTTAAAATAAAAGAAGCACGGTTGGCAGTCTAGTGACGAACCAACCGTGCTTGTTTAGGATATTACTTTATCTCTATGAAAGAACGAATCATTTGATTACTGAAACATTACTTTAAATGTTAAAATGATGCATGTGAACAAGTTCGGATTTTTTCTTTTTGGACGATTCATGAAAGATCCTCCTTAATAAGTATTTATTGAAACATAAGCTTAAACGTCAAGATAACACAAGTAAAGATGTTAGGGTTTTGCATTCTTTTCCTATTCAATGTAATACCCTCCTACTTTGTATTTTTAAGTTATATTAAGAGTAGCACGGTCGATTTAACAGTAAAACAAACCTGTAAGAACATGTAACAGACTTTTTTCTTTAGAATGAATGAATCTAAATTTGGTATAATAATAAATAAAAAAAGGGAGCGCTTTTCTCCATGATTTTTCAGCAAAATGAATATGATCGCTTACAAAAAGTGATTGTCTGTCCACCCAAATACATGGAAATCAAAAATGTTATCAATGAAACACAAAAATTTTATGAAGATGAAAACATTGATGTAAAAATCGCAATGGAGCAGCATGAACGTTTTGTTCAAACATTGAAGCAGTTTGATATTGAAGTGATTGAACTAATGACAGATTCTAAGCTTAATGAGCAAGTCTTTACGAGAGATATTGGCTTTGTGAACGGGGAAACACTATTTACCTGCGAGATGGGACGTAATATAAGAAAGCCGGAAATAGATGTATTGCAGCAATTCCTTGATCATGAAGATCTAACATATACACCATTGACAACTCGCTCTATTGAAGGTGGCGATGTTGTCGTTGCAAATGATAAAGTTTATGTAGGGAGGAGCCTTCGCACTACAAGAAAAGCCATTCAAGATTTGCAAAAACAAATACCTGACAAAGAAGTCGTTACCGTTCAGATTCGAGAAGATATCCTTCATCTGGATTGTTGTTTTAATTTAGTGAGTGATAAGGTAGGACTTATTTATAATGATGCCTTTGATGAGAAGGAACGTAACTTACTTCACAATGAATATGATTTAATTGAAGTGACAGATGATGAGCAGTTTACACTTGGCACGAATGTTTTTTCTATCGGAGATGGTAAAATTATTTCGTTACCTGAAAATAAACAGGTGAATAAGCAGTTAACGAACAAAGGATTTGAAGTTGTTGAGGTTCCTTTTTCTGAAATTATTAAATCTGGAGGTTCTTTCCGTTGTTGTACACTTCCGATTGAGAGAGGGAAATAATAATGTAAAGCATGCCATTATGGGTATGCTTTTTTTTGTAGGTAAAGAAAGCACCCCGTTGATTCTGAAGTCGCTACGTTTCTAAACGGGCGCTCTCCGCTTTTCTTATATCATTACAATAAATTTACAAAGAATTCTGAAACTATTTCTCAATTAGTAACGTATCTATCTTATAGGAGGTGACCGGAATGGATGTCATCATGATGCTTGCTCCGTTAATTTTTATTCAATTTCTATTAATGATTGTCGCAATTATTGCTTTATTAAAAACAGAGCAAACAAATGGTCCTAAGCCGATGTGGGCTGTAATTATTATTTTAATCGGCTTTATTGGTCCGATTTTATTCTTTATCGTTGGAAGGAGACAATATTAAATGACAGTAATTGGGGTCGAAAAACTTACAAAGGCATTTAAAGGCAAAACAATTGTGAAAAGTCTTGATTTTCAGTTAGAAAAGGGCAGGTGTGTTGCACTGCTTGGTCCAAACGGTGCGGGTAAAACAACAACATTAAGAATGCTTTCAGGGTTGTTGAAACCGACTTCGGGAATAATTAACTTTTCCGGATCACGAAAAGGAGAAGACATTCGAAGTTTTATCGGATATCTTCCACAATATCCGGTTTTCCACCCATGGATGACAGGGAAGGAATTTCTCGTTTATGTTGGACAGCTTGCATACTTAACGAAACAAGAAGCAGCTGAAAAAGCAGATCAACTCCTCGAAAAAGTAGCAATCTATGAATCTCGCAATCAGCGAATTGGCAAATATTCAGGCGGGATGAGGCAGCGCCTCGGAATAGCACAAGCAATGATTCACAGTCCACAACTTCTTATGTTAGATGAACCAGTATCCTCATTAGATCCAATTGGACGCCGCGAAGTATTAACTTTAATGGAAGAATTAAAAACGCAAACAACGATCCTTTTTTCCACACATATTTTAGGGGATGCAGAAGAAATATCTGATGATTTATTATTGATGCATCAAGGAGAAATACTTGAATCAGGTTCGATTGATGCATTGCGACAAAGACATCAATCCGCTAAATTTGAAATCGGATTGCGCGGTGAGTCCGATACATATTTGGAGAAATTAAAAGCTCTTTCATCGGTACAGGATGTTTTGCAGGAAAAAGGAGATGTCCATGTTATTGTAGAAAATATCGAGTTAGCCAGAAAAGAAATATTAACGAAAGTACTGGAAGAGGATTGGCCGCTTGAGAAGTTAGCGTTAAGTAAGACGACGCTGGAAGATTTATTTATGAAAGTGGTGAAAAAATAATGCAATGGGTCACAATTTTTAAAAAGGAATTATTAGAAGACTGGCGCAATTTTAAATGGATTTGGGTACCACTCGTGTTCATCATCATTTGTATTATGGATCCATTGTCAACCTATTATTTGCCACAAATTTTAGAAGCTGTTGGTGGTATGCCGGAAGGAACCGTGATTGAAGGCCCGGAACTAGGACCACTGGAAGCAATTATGCTCAGTTTGACAGAAGTAAGTATGCTTGGTGTACTTGTGATTGTTGCGATCTCGATGGCAGTGATTGCAGGTGAAAGAAAAAGTGGTGTTGCGGAACTAGTGTTAGTCAAACCAGTAAGTTATTTCACCTATATTTCGGCAAAATGGGCAGCAAAATTACTATTAGTATTTACGTCTTATTTGATCGGTATGTTAACGAGCTGGTATTACGTGAATCTTTTATTTGGAGATCTCAGTGCATCACAATTCACCGGGCTATTCTTGTTTTATTTTATTTGGTTGATTTTTGTAGTATCGTTAACGATTTTTTATAATACGGTTGTCAAAATACCCGGACTTGTGTTAACACTTACGGTTGTAACGATTATGGCAATGTCGGTGATCAATCAGATTTTCTCCTACAGGATGCCATGGTTTCCGAATAGTATAAGTGAACATATTACAGGCATGTTGGTAGAAGGAACTGTACCAAATGATTTATGGGGAGCGGTTGGTATTACGTTAGGCTTGTCCATAATATTAATGGTTGCGTCTAATTTTATTTTAAAAACAAAAGAAATGGCTGATTAGAGTTCGTGCATTCGGACTCTTTTTTTTATATAATAGAATGGTGAACGTGGGGCATTAGCTCAGTTGGGAGAGCATCGTGCTGGCAGCGCGCGGGTCAGCGGTTCGAGCCCGCTATGCTCCATCTTTTAATTGGCGGACATTTATTCTGTTATTTCTTTAAAAATACCTAGTTTTAAAGGTTTTGCGGACATTTGTTCCGCTATTTTTGTAAAAAGCCTTTAATAGAAGCATAATTTCGGCGAATAAAGGAATAAATGTCCGTTACAAGCCATAAATCCCCTTTTTTTGCTATTTAACGGAATAAATGTCCGCAAGAAATCCATAGACTTACTTTAGTTGATAAGTTCGTATTCGTTCTTTACCACTTGCTACTTTTAGAATTTGGGACTCAACCATTTTGTGTAAAAGACGTCTTGCATGGCGATCACTTACATGGAGGTGTTGCGCTACTTCTAGAGGTGTAATGGGTCGAAGTACTCGTTGAGCATATCGTATAATTTCGGTTTCGACCCAGGTTAAAGTGGAAGGTGTTTCAACTGAAATGAATTTTCCTATGAAAGAAAGGATAAGCTGCTGACATTTTCTGGGTTCATCTTTGATGGATAAATAGGCAATAGGTAAGAGTATCCAACCATCTAGAGCTAATAAAGAATGTCGCCAGCATAGATCCTTAAATCTTCTGACATCTAGATCTCTAGCATGGGGCCATATCCTTGAATTTCGATTCCTCCTTTAGCTTTACCTGGCATATAGGCGAGATCTAGATAGCGATATCCATTATTGAAATCCCGAACTTCCCACTCTGGATATAAATCATCAAAATTACCTACAGTGGGATACCATATACAGCGAAGAAATTCAACGGTTCCATGCCCCAATCCTTTCTTCAATATTTCTCGTCTCCTGTGATTTTTTTCTTCAGCGATATTCTTGTGTAGCCATTCGTCCATAGCTTGCTTAAATGGTTGCATGTAAACACATCCTTTTCAAAATAGAAATGGGTTTATAATGATAAGTGTGGGTAAGGTAGTAGAGAGAAGGAGAAAAACAAGATATTTGTATAGTACCTTAAGTATGCTTAATTAGCAATAAGTAGTTTACATAGGGTAGTACAACTGCCAACACCCCCGAAAATCAGTGGACATATATTCCGTTAATTCTTTTAAAATACCTAGTTTTGAAGGTTTGGTGGACATCTGTTCCATTAATTATAAGGAATTCCTTAAATACATACTAGATTTAGGTCAATAACGGAATAAATGTCCATCCAACGCTAATAACACCCTCTTTTTAACTATGTAACGGAACAAATGTCCGCTCGGTAAGGTTGTGTACATTAATATACTATCCGTTAGTCTGGGTGAGTAAGAAGTGCATTACTATTTTCCGTAAACCAATCCGTTGCATCTTGAAGTGTGTCATGTAGTGGTCTAAAAGTGATACCTAATTCATTCTTTGCCTTTTCTGAGGAAAATCTTTTGCATTCCCTAATTTCATGAATGCCATTTACTGAAATGGCCATTTCCTTCTTGGTGATAGCCGAAACTCGATCTACTATCCATCCAAGCGTGAATGCAATGGGGACAGGAATACTGCGCTTAGGAGAAGGTATATCTGTTACTTTTTCCAATTCCTTGGACAAGTCTTTCAAGTGAACATGGTGTCCAGCAACTAAAAAACGTTCACTATGATTCACTCTTGTAACAGCCGCAACCATCGCATCAGCCACATCCCTAACGTCAACAATATCAATGCTGATATTAACATTTCCAGGAAGACGTTTATGGAGGTAATCGAGAATATATTTACCACCGCTTGTTGGAGCTGCATCAACTGGTCCCATCATCCAACCAGGAAGAAAAGTGACGACCGGAAGGGAATGACGAGCGCTAAATTTATCGATCTGTTTGTCTCCAATAATCTTACTTTTTGCATATAAAGTCATCGCATCCTCAGGTTTTCGGGTATCACATTCATTACTGGGAGTATTGTCGGCCCTCTTTTTTATCGTGTTACTACTGCTTGTGTGAATGATTAACTTTATTCCGTATTCTTTCGCTAATTCAAATAATCGAATCGTATTGGTAATGTTGATCCTTTCTAAATCTGGCCAATGCTTTCCAAATGAAAATGTTTCTCTAAAATACGCAGCGGTATGAAAAAGCACCTCACATCCTCTAAGTTCTTCTGCAAAGGCATCGACATCATTCATGTCCCCTTTTACAAAAGTTGCACCAGTTGATCCTAAGAGCTTCTCGGCTTTCTGCTCAGAACGTACTAATGTTTTCACTTCGTAGCCATTCTTTATTAAACTTTTGACCAAATGATTGCCTAAAAAACCTGTTCCTCCTGTAACAAATACTTTCATTTTTATCACTCCTTATTTATAAACTATATATAATATATATTCAGTTTATTTATATGTCAACCTGTTTGACAATTATCGAGCTACTGATATAGTAAAAATATAAAATGAGAAGTCTGTAGTTCTGCGAAAGAGGAGATTATTAAAATGAGTTATTCAACCGCTTTTTCCCAAGCGTTATCTATTGTTGTATATACCGCTGTAAAAATTGAAGAAGGGTATACCGATTATGTTTCAGCCAGACAACTATCAGAAAATATGGAAATGCCAAACCCAACTGTAGTCAAAATTCTTCAATCATTAAATCGATTTGGGTTGATTACGACCAAAGAGGGAGCAAGGGGGGGAATAAGATTGGCAAAGGCGCCGGAAGAAATCACCGTTCTCGATGTTTTCAGCGCCATAGAACTAGATCGTCCTCTGTTTAAATTCTCACTCCCCTCGACTTTAAAGGATGAAAAATCACAATTAGTAGGAGACAACATTGAACAGGTTCTTTCTCAGGCGGAGAGTGACATGAAATCAAGGCTTGCGGCGACTAAAATATCTGATTTGTTCTAAACATCCCAAACCATCTTTTCACTATTTGTATTATTTTCAGCTAAAAAAGGGAAAACGAATAATAAGAAGTTTTCATATCATACTAGCAAAGAGAAGGTAGGTGAAATGATGAAAATCGGTGTACCTAAGGAAATTAAAAGCAATGAAAATCGTGTGGCGATCACACCTGCTGGGGTAATGATGTTAACACAAGCAGGTCATCAAGTGAACATAGAGAGCGGGGCAGGACTTGGCAGTGGCTTTGATGATGAAGTATACAAAGGCGCTGGAGCAGATATCGTATCTTCAGCAGACCAGGTTTGGGCTCAGGAATTAGTAGTCAAAGTAAAGGAACCTCAACCATCAGAGTTTTCCTTTTTTCGTAAAGATTTATTGCTGTTTACTTATTTACATTTAGCTGCTGAAAAAGAAGTAGCAGAAGCTTTATTGGAAAATAAAACAACAGGTATTGCGTATGAAACAATTCAAATGGCAAATGGTGGCTTGCCACTACTCACACCAATGAGCGAAATTGCAGGACGTATGTCGGTGCAAGCTGGTGTTAGATTCTTAGAAAAAGTTCATGGAGGAAAAGGTGTTCTGCCTAGTGGTGTACCGGGTGTTTCACCAGCTAATATTGTCATTGTTGGTGGCGGTATAGTAGGTACCAATGCAGCAAAAATGGCGATCGGGTTAGGAGCAAATGTTACGTTATTGGACATCAATATCGAACGATTACGTCAATTAGAGGATCTATTCCAAGGCAAAATCCGGACCTTAGCATCCAATCAATATAATATTGCCGAACAGGTGGAAAAGGCAGATTTACTAATAGGTGCCGTCCTGATTCCAGGTGCAAGAGCACCGAGACTGGTAACAGAGGAAATGGTTAAAACGATGGAACCAGGCTCTGTCATTGTCGATGTTGCCGTCGATCAAGGTGGTTCGATTGAAACGATTGACCGGGTTACGACACATGAGGATCCGGTTTACGTTAAACATGGAGTCAATCATTATGCTGTAGCTAATATTCCGGGGGCTGTGTCCAAAACCGCCACCTATGCACTAACAAATGTCACTGCACCATATCTTTTAAACCTTGCCAACAAAGGCTTAAAAAGTTACGTCCAAACAGATATTGCCTTCGCAAGAGGTGTAAACACGTATCAAGGAAAAGTGGTCCATGAAGCCGCCGCGAAAGCACATGATAAAAGATATACTGATATAAGTTCTATTTTTGAATAGGATTGGATTTAATTTAATTGTTGATGTGTATATTGAACGACAAAATAATGAATCGGCAAGAGGATAATGGAGATTACAATTAAAAATAGAACCGCTGTAAAATCTGTGAAGAGTATATAAATAGTAGTGCCAATCAAGTACACACTAATCAAAGAAATGGCAATGATAGTAAGCCATAGTAAGGATCTCTTGTTCGCAAAAAATCTAAAGATATAATTAATAAAATACCAAACAATCCTCCTAGCAAAGCAAACCAGTATGAAGCTTCTTTGAAATAAGAAATAGCTTCCTTTATCAGAGATGAATCAAAAAGAAAGACATACAAAGGCAAAAATATTTTTGCCAAACAAACATCTCCTTATATACTATATTTTTCCATATTATAACACAAAAAAAGTGGTTCCGTAGAAGGGACCACTTTTTAATGGAAAAATGCCAATTCTTCTTCAATAGCTTTTTTAATTTTCTCCAACGTTTCCTCTGGATTTTTCCCGTGGATTCGGCGATTATTCACTAATGCATATGGCTTAAGCCGGCATAATCCACAGAAATTCAAGCAGTCATTAATGAGAACTGCCACTTCAGGATATTCCGATTCGATCATATTCTCTATATCAAATGTGTTCATTAAATTACTGTCACATATCTCTACCACAACGATCCCCATCCTATCACCTTCCATCTATGTCTGTATGATTTTTATCACAGACATTAAGAGAATCATTCTATAAACTAACTCTATCATATCTACTTTGTCAACATATAAGTTTTGAAAGAAGGGGTGAAGCAAATGGTGAAAGAACAATCTACCCGTGCTATGATTTTGGAATTATTGAAAAAGAACCAATCACTGTCTGTCAGTGGTATTAGCAATTTCTTAAATATTACCGAAATGGCGATCAGAAAACATCTCATAAAACTAGAAAGTGAAAAATTAATAACTTCCCGTACCGTTAGACAACCGATGGGGCGCCCAGTTATCTATTATTCATTGACGGCTGCTGGAGAAAATGCCTTTCCTAAAAGTTATGATCTGCTTACAATGGAGTTTTTACGTGACATGGAAGAAACAATAGGTATAGAAGCAATCGATCAGCTATTTGAAAAAAGAGAAGAACGTTTACGTCAAAAATATCGCAGACGAATTTTTATCGAAGATCCCATTTCAGAAAAAGTAAAAGCATTAGTGAAAGTACAAAGTGACAACGGCTATATGTCAGAATTTCATCAAGAAGATAATGATAAACTATCCTTTTCTCAATATAATTGCCCGATTGCAGCGATAGCAGATAAATATGATAAACCATGTGAGTGTGAATTGAATTTGTTTAAATCCGTACTTGGTACCGAGAAAGTAAAGCGTGTCGAATGCATCGCAAAAGGTGGTGCTGCTTGTAAATATGTCGTACAAAAATAAAGCGAGACTTCCCTCAGTGGGGGTTTTATGGACAATTAGCACCGTGATAAAGCTGTAGAGCGTGGTTGCTCTACAGCCAACTTAAAAACAGCGGTACCAAAAAAGATACAACAACTGCGCTAATCGTCATCGATAGTGCACTGACCGCACCATCCAGTTGACCTAACTCCAATGCTTTGGAAGTGCCGATCGCATGTGATGCCGTACCGATACCGAGTCCTCTGGCAACAGGGTGATGAATACGAAGCAATCGCAAAATGACCGGACCGAACATTGCACCACTTATACCAGCTATCATGACAAATACTGCAGCAAAGGATAAATTGCCACCTGCTGTATCGGTAATACTTAATGCGACAGGTGTGGTAACCGACTTAGCTGCGATAGACTGAATAATCCAATCTTCAAATCCCAAGATTTTTGCGCCTGCAATCCCAGTAACAATACCAATTATCGAACCTGCAAATATGCCAATAAAAATGGTCCGGGCGTATTTTTTGATTAAATCAAGCTGGCGATAGAGTGGTAATGCCAGGGCGACAACGATTGGTCCAAGAAACAGATCAATCCATTGTCCACCGAGCATATACGATTGATAAGGAATGTCGCTGATCGCTAAAAATATAATGAAAATACCAGAAGTTAAGAAAATCGGTAAGGTAAATGGATTTGGATATTTACGATAGATCCTTTTTGTAATAGCAAAAACAGCAATAGTAACAAATAAAAAAATAATTCCAATCCCTAAATTAATCATGAGCATCCACATCTTTCTTCAGCAACAAGGATGTAATCAATCCACTAATGCCAATGATTAAAAAAGTGCTAATCATGACCAGAGGAATCATTAAACTGCCTTTGCCATAAAAGAAATCCAAATATTGTACAACACCGACTGTAACGGGAACGAAGAATATCGGCATATCCTTCATTAATAAGTCGATTCCGTCAGCAACCCATTCGACACGGATCAGTTTTGCAGTTAACAACGCAAAAAAGAGCAGCATCCCGATAATGCTACCTGGTATAAATAATGAAAAAGCTGCCTGGATTGCTTCACCCATATAATAAAACAAAAATAGCACACTAATCTGTAAGATGATTTTTAAATATTTCATGATAAGGCCTCCGCTTTTATCATACGCCTTACAGAACTATGCGCGCAAGTTAAATTATCAAGTTCTTTTTAACAAGCATCAATTCTTGATAATATTTTTCTTAACATATTCACAATGTTATCAACAGCCAAAAACAGATTTGAAAGCTTCTAGCTAATTTATCCACATTATCCCCATTAAATCAACCAATCTAGGCACTGAATAACTACCCTTGTCAAAACAAGATCCACAAACCTTATGCACATTATGCACAGATTTGTGGATAATTGTTGTGGATAGTTACATTGCTTCTTCACCCTCTGCAGCAGATTCCATATGGGAGAAGTAATTTTCTTTGGTAATGACATATAAATCATAAACAGGTTCTTCCTGTGGATTGATTTTTTCAAAAACTGCAGGGTAGCTTTCGTTACCATACATGACAAAAGGGATTTTTAAAACTGCTTTTAAAGAGCGTACATTCGCACGTCTGATTTTAATGAAAATCGCGTCCATATCATGTTGATAAAAAAGCTCTTCGAAAAAGGCGTCTTTCGCTAATTTGTTATAACCCTTGCCAAAGTAAGGCTTACCGATCCACGTTGCCAAAAAGCCTGCCTTGTTTTCCATATCAAATAAATTGATCGTCCCGATTGGATTAAAATATTCATCGACGATGGTGCGGGAGATTAATTCACCCCGTTCTTCAGCTTCCATTGTCTGTTTTGTTAAAAAGTAAAATTCGTCACTGGAATAAGCTTTATGTCTTACGTATGGAAATACTTCCGGATCAGACATGAGATCGAATAAAACTGGAGCTTCCTGGACGTCTCTTTTTTTAAGCATAAAAAATCCCTCCTTAGTCTTTGGAGGGTGAAAAGAAGACAGAAACATGGCATAGCTGTGTTCTAGCCACCCTCGAATTTTTATCAAAGTTTAAACAAAAATTCGGGGTGGGAATCGAACCCACTAGAACCAGTATATTCCCACTGGTGGCGCACCATTTGCCTTCCCTTATATCGATTACTCAATACCCTTATCTTACACAATAAACAAGATACTTGTAAATAGAAAATCACAAAAAAATATGAAAAAATTTAAGTAAAATGAAGGAATATTAAGAAAATTTACTTTAAGTTAACATAGGTGTCATAAATGGTATTAAATCGTTGAATATGGCGGTTAATTGTAAATTTCGGCCAATGCATGGTCGATTGTATCGTGGTGAAAACGATAGCCTGATTCCATCGCTTTTTCAGGTAACACCTTTTGTCCATCCACTACAAGTATACTCATTTCACCTAAAACCGTTCTTAAAAGAAAGCTTGGCGTAGGAAACCAGTTTGGTCGTTTTAAAGCTTTTGCAAGAACTTGTGCTAATTCTTTATTTTGAACTGGACTTGGGGCAGTGAGATTTAAGGTACGATCGACATGTTTATGATCGATTGCATATAACAAAAGGCCAACGACATCCTTAATATGAATCCATGATACCCACTGTTTGCCTGAACCAATTTTTCCCCCGGCAAATAGACGAAAAGGCATAGCCATTAGTGGTAAAGCACCTTCATCTCCTAAGACGACGCCAAGCCTTGCCACAACCGTTCGAACACCATATGACCTTGCTTGCAATGCAGTTCTTTCCCATGCTTCTGTAACTTCGGCTAGAAAATCATTTCCTTGTTCTTCCGATTGTTCTGTAAAAGTTTTCGTGTCTGATGTACCGAAGTATCCAACCGCTGATGCGTTAATGAGTACTTCTGGTTTTTCTGGCAGTTTACGAATGAAGTCGATAATCGCATAGGTCGCATTAATTCTACTTTGATAGATTCTGTCCTTTTTTGTTTTTGTCCAATAACCAAATAAAGAATCTCCGGCCAAATTAATAATGGCATCAAGCTTTGGTAAATGTTGTTCCGGGTGAAAGTCGTCATGTAACCATCCAATATAGGATACTTGGTGATTGCTTTTATATTCTTGAGGAGATCGAGTTA encodes:
- a CDS encoding NAD-dependent epimerase/dehydratase family protein; this translates as MKVFVTGGTGFLGNHLVKSLIKNGYEVKTLVRSEQKAEKLLGSTGATFVKGDMNDVDAFAEELRGCEVLFHTAAYFRETFSFGKHWPDLERINITNTIRLFELAKEYGIKLIIHTSSSNTIKKRADNTPSNECDTRKPEDAMTLYAKSKIIGDKQIDKFSARHSLPVVTFLPGWMMGPVDAAPTSGGKYILDYLHKRLPGNVNISIDIVDVRDVADAMVAAVTRVNHSERFLVAGHHVHLKDLSKELEKVTDIPSPKRSIPVPIAFTLGWIVDRVSAITKKEMAISVNGIHEIRECKRFSSEKAKNELGITFRPLHDTLQDATDWFTENSNALLTHPD
- a CDS encoding RrF2 family transcriptional regulator, which codes for MSYSTAFSQALSIVVYTAVKIEEGYTDYVSARQLSENMEMPNPTVVKILQSLNRFGLITTKEGARGGIRLAKAPEEITVLDVFSAIELDRPLFKFSLPSTLKDEKSQLVGDNIEQVLSQAESDMKSRLAATKISDLF
- a CDS encoding RNA polymerase sigma factor; protein product: MVNVTKKDFRKNNDAFVYIITTYREDLFRTAMAFLKNKEEALEAIQEVTFRAYKKRGQLKDIRYVKTWLIRIMINYCNDVLKKANRQIGDRMLEKEAAVDHTMSIWLEDAIHHLKRTDQELIYLKYFHSMTFPELAEQLKIPESTVKTRVYSALDKLKRQLADEGGEIR
- a CDS encoding ABC transporter ATP-binding protein, with amino-acid sequence MTVIGVEKLTKAFKGKTIVKSLDFQLEKGRCVALLGPNGAGKTTTLRMLSGLLKPTSGIINFSGSRKGEDIRSFIGYLPQYPVFHPWMTGKEFLVYVGQLAYLTKQEAAEKADQLLEKVAIYESRNQRIGKYSGGMRQRLGIAQAMIHSPQLLMLDEPVSSLDPIGRREVLTLMEELKTQTTILFSTHILGDAEEISDDLLLMHQGEILESGSIDALRQRHQSAKFEIGLRGESDTYLEKLKALSSVQDVLQEKGDVHVIVENIELARKEILTKVLEEDWPLEKLALSKTTLEDLFMKVVKK
- a CDS encoding DUF4179 domain-containing protein, encoding MKKQLEEWKKQYDHVEVTENDLDQAIEAGVQKAEQQRRLKRWGIAPVVAAAIILLSFITIINASPTFAAQVAKFPGMEKFIELVQFDKGQKAAIENDYFQIIDKSVTKGDLTLTIDSVIRDEHGLVLFYTVSSEKELNRIRLEESMITNDQGEDLGYQSVSSRDEAQGTVEYYTEEPIPFDDFTFTAEVVGVETLDNGVGNQLRETISIDFHAENTKEAIHYQVDETVTVEGQKIHINSVTIQPLRTSINLYADPENDMRIFSFDDIALVDENGEEWSGIQNGMTASGTIEDENYEVFLQSNYFEQPESLVLTFSKIQAVDRNKDYFRFDLKNEQILHDPNNKFYDMEYRNGWLSVTMDSMEDYYMNPFGDIFDLDGNKMEQTRSNYGHTLNNESRTFKQAIQTNESIIDVKLSSYPNWIEEKVEIPLK
- a CDS encoding ABC transporter permease — protein: MQWVTIFKKELLEDWRNFKWIWVPLVFIIICIMDPLSTYYLPQILEAVGGMPEGTVIEGPELGPLEAIMLSLTEVSMLGVLVIVAISMAVIAGERKSGVAELVLVKPVSYFTYISAKWAAKLLLVFTSYLIGMLTSWYYVNLLFGDLSASQFTGLFLFYFIWLIFVVSLTIFYNTVVKIPGLVLTLTVVTIMAMSVINQIFSYRMPWFPNSISEHITGMLVEGTVPNDLWGAVGITLGLSIILMVASNFILKTKEMAD
- a CDS encoding PLDc N-terminal domain-containing protein; its protein translation is MDVIMMLAPLIFIQFLLMIVAIIALLKTEQTNGPKPMWAVIIILIGFIGPILFFIVGRRQY
- a CDS encoding dimethylarginine dimethylaminohydrolase family protein, translating into MIFQQNEYDRLQKVIVCPPKYMEIKNVINETQKFYEDENIDVKIAMEQHERFVQTLKQFDIEVIELMTDSKLNEQVFTRDIGFVNGETLFTCEMGRNIRKPEIDVLQQFLDHEDLTYTPLTTRSIEGGDVVVANDKVYVGRSLRTTRKAIQDLQKQIPDKEVVTVQIREDILHLDCCFNLVSDKVGLIYNDAFDEKERNLLHNEYDLIEVTDDEQFTLGTNVFSIGDGKIISLPENKQVNKQLTNKGFEVVEVPFSEIIKSGGSFRCCTLPIERGK